One window from the genome of Eriocheir sinensis breed Jianghai 21 chromosome 15, ASM2467909v1, whole genome shotgun sequence encodes:
- the LOC126998899 gene encoding MOB-like protein phocein has product MKMADQAAVVLRRNRPGTKAENFYRWCDEAYEEMDSTLVVQQYIQQTIRLDHNNIDTILNAPETQDEGVWKYEHLRQFCMELNGLAVRLQGECQPSTCTQMTATEQWIFLCAAHKTPKECPAIDYTRHTLDGAACLLNSNKYFPSRVSIKESSVAKLGSVCRRVYRIFSHAYFHHRQIFDEFETETTLCRRFTVFVTKYNLMSRDNLIVPILEDESAGQGESEA; this is encoded by the exons ATGAAGATGGCTGACCAGGCCGCGGTGGTGCTGCGGCGGAACAGGCCGGGGACCAAGGCCGAG AACTTTTACCGCTGGTGTGATGAAGCATATGAAGAAATGGATTCCACTCTTGTAGTTCAGCAGTACATCCAGCAAACTATTCGTCTGGACCACAACAATATTGACACTATACTCAATGCTCCAGAAACTCAGGATGAGGGTGTGTGGAAATATGAACACCTCAG GCAATTTTGTATGGAGCTCAATGGATTGGCTGTTCGATTGCAAGGTGAATGCCAGCCTTCAACATGTACTCAGATGACAGCAACAGAACAGTGGATTTTTTTGTGTGCTGCCCATAAGACACCAAAAGAGTGTCCAGCTATTGATTATACTCGACACACGTTGGATGGTGCCGCTTGCCTTCTTAACTCAAATAAATATTTCCCTAGCAG AGTGAGCATTAAGGAGTCATCTGTAGCCAAGTTAGGATCAGTGTGTCGTCGAGTCTACAGAATATTCTCACATGCATATTTTCATCATAGACAAATCTTTGATGAATTTGAG acGGAGACAACCTTGTGTCGAAGATTCACTGTGTTTGTAACAAAATATAATTTGATGTCTCGTGACAACCTTATTGTTCCCATCTTAGAGGATGAAAGTGCTGGACAAGGAGAATCTGAAGCCTAA